A window of the Lactuca sativa cultivar Salinas chromosome 7, Lsat_Salinas_v11, whole genome shotgun sequence genome harbors these coding sequences:
- the LOC111892752 gene encoding uncharacterized protein LOC111892752, producing the protein MGSNIEEALIAKENAEKLFTVKDFTGAKHYALKAQAICPQLEGISQMVATFEIYAATVTKINGEIDLYSVLGLHPSSDKSSLKKQYKKMAVLLHPDKNKTMGADEAFKLVSEAWSVLSDNTKRNLYDVRRNKHLTTSASRLDTFWTVCTSCRVQYEYLRKYVNKRLSCKNCRGVFVAVETGAAPVTYCPWSYTTTTENGYGNHSSYNDYNNPPPPATYIQNSSVSFSGDGSSGFHSEYTKNLSFQWNMSSGALTSQDPNLVHKPNGRAKSSTKSNHLNHSNCEIPVVRLGRPPKKRKTEDMIQNLNTNGEKMLYKTDADVALSNGYVSQNVNFAPPPVVDARKLLIDKARKVIRLKLEEMKSASKTIKTLKKSPMPITVPDPDFHDFDMDRSEEVFKPKQIWAIYDEEDGMPRLYCLIRQVISLKPFQLYISYLNSRTDSEFGSVKWIESGFTKSCGSFRVFHSDIVDQVNIFSHLLGREKAGRGGCVKIYPKSGDIWAVYRNWSVNWNRKTPKEVRHQYEMVEVVEDYSEELGVCVTNLVKLKGYKTVYQRDLMNGSFWIPRKEMLRFSHQVPSCLLRGQALNLPDGCWDLDPAATPEELLRAAMEAEEQQQQEEEDEKVEDIDKIHSVV; encoded by the coding sequence ATGGGATCAAACATAGAAGAAGCTCTTATAGCAAAAGAGAACGCAGAAAAGCTATTCACAGTAAAAGACTTCACAGGTGCCAAACACTACGCCTTAAAAGCTCAAGCAATATGCCCACAACTCGAGGGCATCTCCCAAATGGTCGCCACTTTTGAAATATACGCAGCAACTGTCACAAAAATAAACGGTGAAATCGATTTATACTCTGTTCTTGGATTACACCCTTCTTCAGACAAATCATCACTCAAGAAACAATACAAGAAAATGGCTGTTCTTCTTCACCCTGATAAGAACAAAACCATGGGAGCAGATGAAGCTTTCAAACTCGTTTCAGAAGCATGGAGTGTTCTTTCTgacaacacaaaaagaaacctgtaCGATGTCAGAAGAAATAAACACTTAACCACTTCAGCTTCAAGACTTGACACATTCTGGACAGTTTGCACTTCATGTCGTGTCCAATATGAATATTTAAGAAAATACGTGAATAAAAGACTTTCATGTAAGAATTGTCGTGGGGTTTTTGTAGCTGTTGAAACAGGAGCTGCCCCTGTGACTTATTGCCCTTGGTCTTACACAACAACAACTGAAAATGGATATGGAAATCATTCTTCATATAATGATTATAATAATCCTCCTCCTCCTGCTACTTATATACAAAATTCATCAGTATCTTTTTCAGGCGATGGGTCCTCAGGGTTTCATTCAGAATACACCAAAAATCTGTCCTTTCAATGGAATATGTCCTCTGGCGCGTTGACTAGTCAAGACCCCAATCTTGTTCATAAACCAAACGGAAGGGCAAAATCGTCCACAAAGTCAAATCATTTAAATCATTCGAATTGTGAAATCCCTGTTGTTAGGCTTGGAAGGCCTCCGAAAAAGAGAAAGACGGAAGACATGATACAAAATCTCAATACAAACGGTGAAAAAATGTTATATAAAACAGATGCTGACGTGGCGTTGAGTAACGGGTATGTTAGTCAAAATGTCAATTTTGCCCCTCCTCCGGTTGTTGATGCGAGAAAGTTGTTGATTGACAAGGCAAGAAAGGTGATTCGGTTAAAGTTAGAAGAAATGAAATCGGCTTCGAAAACAATCAAGACCCTGAAGAAATCCCCAATGCCAATAACAGTCCCTGATCCAGATTTCCATGATTTTGACATGGATAGATCCGAAGAAGTGTTTAAACCCAAACAAATTTGGGCAATATACGATGAAGAAGATGGAATGCCACGTCTTTATTGTTTAATTCGCCAGGTCATCTCTTTAAAACCCTTTCAGCTTTACATAAGTTACTTAAACTCAAGAACCGATTCCGAATTCGGATCCGTGAAATGGATCGAATCGGGTTTCACAAAATCATGTGGAAGCTTCCGGGTGTTTCATTCAGACATAGTTGACCAAGTCAACATCTTTTCTCATCTTTTGGGGCGTGAAAAAGCAGGGAGAGGTGGGTGTGTGAAGATCTACCCGAAAAGTGGTGACATTTGGGCAGTGTATAGAAATTGGTCAGTTAATTGGAATCGAAAGACACCAAAAGAAGTGAGACATCAATATGAAATGGTGGAAGTTGTAGAGGATTATTCAGAAGAGCTTGGAGTTTGTGTGACTAATTTGGTTAAGTTAAAAGGTTATAAAACGGTTTATCAAAGGGATTTAATGAATGGAAGCTTCTGGATTCCAAGAAAAGAGATGTTGAGATTCAGTCATCAAGTTCCTTCGTGTTTGCTTAGAGGTCAAGCTTTGAATTTGCCAGATGGGTGTTGGGATCTTGACCCTGCTGCAACTCCTGAAGAGCTTCTAAGAGCTGCAATGGAAGctgaagaacaacaacaacaagaagaagaagatgaaaaggTTGAAGATATTGATAAGATTCATAGTGTTGTATAA